The sequence CTGACAAAAGGCCTAGCAAATCTCTTCTACCGTGCATAATTGACATTCTCTATATAATTATGGCCAAACAAAAGTTTTGTTGTGttggctgttttttttttcatcttccCCCATTTCCGGACTTTTTCatacatctttttttttactacttTCTTGTATAACGTTatcattttcaatcaattgtGAAATACCGAAACTAAAAGAAACAATTCAGTCATTTTCAATACAATTGTTTAAgtttgtatatatatatatatatatatatatatatatatttatatatttttgtaaagtgaaaaaaaaaaatcaaaaagtttaaaatttccaaatattttataccatttttttgtaaatatttcatGTTGTTCATTTACTTGCTCCATTAtctgatttattttcaagtttcaattttttattggttaCCCACTAAACATCCGGAATCCTATTTCACACTTGAAAAGCTTTCCAACTTTTTATCTAAAACAACTTCCGGAGTTCCGTCTCCCTGGCCCagctttcgtttttttttctcattctttgACCTTAGCCAGCATGAACTCCAACTCTTTTCAGATGGATTGTGCTGCAATTTGTTTGCTCACTACTGCCGTTCAATTTATTCCACTTTCATCAACCATAAACTGCACGTATTGCGTGGAAGCTAGATCGACGTACGAGCATTGCTTCAAGGATGTTATAGAATGTGCATATCGGGATCCAAGCtctttaattatttgtttgaATGTGTATGAAAAGAATGGGTTAGTGATAGAGAATTGTCAACGTATAATcatctaaaatattttgaaatgttttcataaaactttcaATGCTACGGAGATATGCTTACCTAATTGCATATCtctaaaattatgaatatGTATGCGTGTTAATCAACGATGTTCtacgatttgaaattttcagtggagACCCCGCCATAATTCAACACACAATTCGATGTATATCCTACCAAGACTACTACGTTCCAGACCATTCAATAAGACAGGTTGGtcttatacaatttttttttctatctgTCTTTAATTGATTTCACTTAAACCATTTAACatgtttcttcaaaatcaatttgatgTCAGGTCAGCGCCGGCGGCTCGTGTGCATTCGAGCACATTCAAAAGTGTGAATGTGATGTGTGCCGATCACCAACTACATCCACAAGCACCACTACGACAACCACTCAAATCACCCCATCCATGCATAGAAAGTGAGTGGTACTATCAAACaagtatagaaaaaaaatagaaataggctggaattttgctgaaattgtttggtttttttatatGCAGCAGGGATGTTTCAGaacattccaattttcagtttgtgaGAGAGTATTgtcttgaaaattgttatataAGCTGAAAGGAAATAGCCatgaaaacaataatttttgaaatcgccTGTGCAcacagttcaaaaaattgcggCGATCTGATGGGAGTCCCCAGGctacaattatttttccaccAACCAACCGcagaaagttttggaacattatTGTGTTGTGCACGACTGTATTTGTATCGCAGGACTTTTGGCAGGAAAAAACACTTGTACAATTTTGATTATGCGGCGGTCGTCCAGTAGATTACCAAAAACAGTAACTTGAATAAACAAAGTTCGTGTGTTCAACAAATCTAATGGAAAGAGGATACAAAAAGTGGCCACCgttcatgtttttttgtgatgtgATCCACTCATTTAAACTTGTATTTGTATTTCtattcaaaatatagaaaacagTAGTTACTGgaagtttgtgaaaaaaacctataatttgaaaaatgtattacagaaagcatcatcatcatcaccatcACAAGGAGAACTCCAGTCACTATCACAAACATGATCAGCTGGTATTTCCAAACAACACATTCGCCCAGCAGTACCGGGATAGTGGATATTATCTGAAATCTGCAACATCGAGCTTTTCTCTAATGATTATTACGGCTTTCGCCACTATTGTTCTTATTCTGTAAAACCGGAAAGTCACTCACTTTATTCAAAGTTCGGCCTATTGTAACATTGAGTCTATTTCTCctcgtttaattttttcgaatattattactctattcttatttttgttttttatcctCTACCCCTTCACCAATATAACACGATCCCTCTGTTCGACAATGTTTCTCTTCATCGAACCGTGACAATTTTGCATTCACTACTCGGGTACACACTTTTTttacacacttttttttgactatttcaCATTGTATAATTCTGTTGAAATAAGTGTTCAAGTAAATAGTAAACGATGAAGtttaaattaagttttatttaGTTAACAACCTGAAAcacttcgatttttttaatgcaaattatGATGATTTAGGTTTATTACCAGCAGttagaatttttacataatttgCAAAACGTACTAggtgccaaaattgaaaattcaaatagtatgtttttttctaaaaattctctaAGAAATATTTCAGAGTTCATTTGTATCAGGGATAGGCGGTAATTGCCGCTCGGCAAactttttgtcgacaaattcgtcAATTTACAAATTAAATTGCTGGTTTCCCGACttgccggttttttttcaattccggcaaattgccggttggATGATTTGCAGGAgtatttcaattccggcaaattaccggtttGCCAGTTTACCGGatattttcgattccggcactttgctggaaaaatcgtttgccgcccaacCCTGATTTGTATCACAGACAAATTTTAAGCAAAGCAAAGCAATccacatttctcaaaaatatggaAAGACGAAACAATTTATAGTTCATAAAACGAATAGAAAAGGGAAGAAACAGCTCGTTTGCATATGAAAACACTATATCGAACTGACAAAATATCATCTATGGGAAAACGC comes from Caenorhabditis elegans chromosome X and encodes:
- the F38G1.3 gene encoding Protein quiver (Partially confirmed by transcript evidence), which translates into the protein MNSNSFQMDCAAICLLTTAVQFIPLSSTINCTYCVEARSTYEHCFKDVIECAYRDPSSLIICLNVYEKNGGDPAIIQHTIRCISYQDYYVPDHSIRQVSAGGSCAFEHIQKCECDVCRSPTTSTSTTTTTTQITPSMHRKKHHHHHHHKENSSHYHKHDQLVFPNNTFAQQYRDSGYYLKSATSSFSLMIITAFATIVLIL